A single window of Leptospira kanakyensis DNA harbors:
- a CDS encoding ubiquinone/menaquinone biosynthesis methyltransferase, whose protein sequence is MNQYQLPSQEKKPEYVRTNFDGIARAYDRFNDWNSFFLHRIWKDWVVREAKKSVPLAKSALDLCCGTGDITLRLSQDPNLEQVVGLDFSEKMLSFAIHKIPENPRVKLLLGDAMNLSQFADGSFDLVTMGFGLRNVSDIKKCLNEIKRVLKKDGVFVNLDVGRVRPKFLKYFADFYFFKIVPIFGYLLYGKENEMFDYLPHSSKAYPDQETLAEILKEVGFQNVRFQNFVFGNAVAHVAKKES, encoded by the coding sequence ATGAACCAATACCAACTGCCATCCCAAGAAAAGAAACCGGAATATGTAAGAACGAATTTTGATGGAATTGCCAGAGCCTACGATAGGTTCAACGACTGGAATAGTTTTTTCTTACACAGAATTTGGAAGGATTGGGTGGTCAGAGAGGCCAAAAAGAGTGTTCCTTTGGCCAAATCCGCCCTGGACCTTTGCTGTGGGACAGGAGACATTACGCTACGCCTTTCCCAAGATCCAAACCTAGAACAGGTAGTAGGTCTCGATTTTTCGGAAAAGATGTTGTCTTTTGCCATCCACAAGATTCCGGAAAACCCCAGGGTGAAACTCCTTCTGGGAGATGCCATGAACCTTAGCCAGTTTGCCGATGGGAGTTTTGATCTGGTAACAATGGGTTTTGGCCTTCGTAACGTATCCGATATCAAAAAATGTTTAAATGAGATCAAACGAGTGCTAAAGAAAGATGGAGTGTTTGTGAATTTGGATGTGGGACGAGTGCGACCCAAATTCTTGAAATACTTCGCTGATTTTTACTTTTTCAAAATAGTGCCTATATTCGGGTATTTACTCTATGGAAAGGAGAATGAGATGTTTGATTACCTCCCTCATTCATCTAAAGCCTACCCAGACCAAGAGACCCTCGCAGAAATTTTAAAAGAAGTTGGGTTTCAGAATGTACGGTTCCAAAATTTTGTATTTGGGAATGCAGTGGCTCACGTAGCAAAAAAAGAATCCTAG
- a CDS encoding MotA/TolQ/ExbB proton channel family protein, with translation MNWTFSIPAILIFILLFCFSLTSFYFFFRIVLGLKKLEGKQFRSEVFPKEPTEQELELFFSPLERTIQWLPTLASLAMLLGLLGTVIGINSAFGAMEAQGKVSLEVLAGGIKDALNTTIAGLLVAIPSLYFHRFAENKIRHISELLVKDFSNPQ, from the coding sequence ATGAATTGGACATTTTCAATTCCCGCAATTTTGATTTTTATTCTTCTTTTTTGTTTTTCACTCACATCCTTCTATTTTTTCTTTCGAATCGTTCTTGGACTTAAAAAATTAGAAGGAAAACAATTTCGGTCGGAAGTTTTTCCGAAAGAGCCAACAGAACAAGAATTGGAATTATTTTTTTCTCCACTGGAAAGAACCATCCAATGGTTGCCGACACTCGCATCTCTTGCCATGCTTCTCGGATTACTTGGAACGGTGATTGGAATTAATTCTGCCTTTGGTGCAATGGAAGCCCAAGGGAAAGTGAGTTTAGAAGTACTCGCAGGTGGAATCAAAGATGCACTGAACACAACAATTGCCGGTCTTTTGGTTGCGATTCCCTCTTTGTACTTTCATAGATTTGCAGAAAACAAAATCCGCCACATTTCGGAACTACTAGTCAAAGATTTTTCGAATCCACAATGA
- a CDS encoding ExbD/TolR family protein, translated as MKLRKSSSYSSIDISSLIDVLFILLIFLMLAVRFTETTSTLQLDLPKTKTESIGEESPKFKIQINQLGIVYIDGKETTKESLTNLITENEDGKSRIVLEVDQKVEFGVFVLVTDLLKSKGYQKIDIVTQKD; from the coding sequence ATGAAACTTCGTAAATCTAGTTCTTATTCTTCCATTGACATTAGTAGTTTGATAGATGTACTTTTTATCCTACTCATCTTTTTAATGTTAGCAGTTCGGTTTACAGAGACAACTTCAACCTTACAACTTGACCTTCCTAAAACCAAAACGGAATCCATTGGAGAGGAATCACCTAAGTTTAAAATCCAAATCAACCAATTAGGAATTGTTTATATTGATGGGAAGGAAACCACAAAAGAATCTCTAACAAATCTAATTACGGAAAACGAAGATGGAAAATCTAGGATTGTTTTAGAAGTGGACCAAAAGGTGGAGTTTGGGGTTTTTGTTTTGGTAACAGATTTATTAAAATCGAAAGGGTATCAAAAAATAGACATTGTCACTCAAAAGGATTAG
- a CDS encoding PAS domain-containing sensor histidine kinase: protein MITGIVITLFTFGLLLLTYYYYHAYLREKKLRLILFRKNLSNSEEIERTIREKEKQYQDIYDTANSIIIRWSPDFKIHSINPYAEEFFQTTKDLAEGKDVVLDLFQIPLEKSNEVKSRLWNIFHRPEQNIRQEYDVFIGESDKRTVTWSNRILKNEFGYPYEVLSIGNDITNRKIAEENLMKSYERILDLYNNAPCGYHSLDKDNIIVSINDTELDWLGYAREEVVGNFKFNDLMTESSQDKYRLITNSFPNENLTGVELEFVRKDKTTFFISLNSTATFDKDGNFIISKSTVFDITDRKIAEDKLNDYSQKIQLQNKRLQKAVEAAIKANRSKSVFFSKITHELRTPLHAVIGFSQILEKDPILPGHLKGYVNSLYDNGVHLLGMINDILDLAKIEAGKMTESREQFSLVQLWDTLFSMFSYRFSEKSISLELIGAENISSSFYEADLQKIRQILVNLLGNALKFTNQGSVSLEIKIESNPEQSFDTVRFIVKDSGIGIPGDQLHSIFEAFQQTEQGSSYKEGTGLGLSICQQLVEFLGGTIHVKSSVGAGSEFSFEIPLTRLQEVPESLKQKSKLGPIHTNEIIQTAKQEESEAEIVQSFLNFSSPELKKEILKLIRIQNFGQLTEVLNAIQTEDKGKKILEQKVQNKKYKFLIDLLQTSNPFE, encoded by the coding sequence ATGATCACTGGAATCGTAATAACCCTCTTCACCTTTGGATTGTTATTACTCACTTACTATTATTATCATGCCTATTTAAGGGAAAAAAAACTTAGGTTAATCCTTTTCAGAAAAAATTTAAGTAACTCTGAGGAAATTGAACGTACCATCAGAGAAAAAGAAAAACAATACCAAGATATCTACGATACAGCAAACTCCATCATCATTCGTTGGAGTCCTGATTTTAAAATCCATTCCATCAATCCCTATGCGGAAGAATTTTTTCAAACCACAAAGGACCTAGCAGAAGGTAAAGATGTGGTATTAGATTTATTTCAAATCCCATTAGAAAAATCTAACGAAGTAAAATCTCGATTATGGAATATCTTTCATAGACCAGAACAAAATATCCGCCAAGAGTATGATGTTTTTATTGGAGAAAGTGACAAAAGAACCGTTACTTGGTCCAACCGAATTTTAAAAAATGAATTTGGATACCCTTACGAAGTATTATCCATTGGGAATGATATCACCAATCGTAAAATTGCCGAAGAAAATTTGATGAAATCCTATGAAAGGATTTTGGATCTATATAACAATGCTCCGTGTGGGTATCATTCACTCGACAAAGACAATATCATTGTTTCTATCAATGATACAGAATTAGACTGGTTAGGTTATGCCAGAGAAGAAGTTGTTGGGAATTTTAAATTTAATGATTTAATGACAGAAAGTAGCCAAGACAAATACAGACTCATAACCAATTCTTTTCCTAACGAAAATTTAACTGGTGTTGAATTGGAGTTTGTGAGAAAAGACAAAACTACATTTTTTATTAGTTTAAATTCTACTGCCACTTTTGACAAAGATGGGAACTTTATCATTAGTAAATCCACTGTATTCGATATTACTGATCGTAAAATCGCAGAAGACAAGTTAAACGACTACTCGCAAAAAATCCAACTCCAAAACAAAAGACTCCAGAAAGCAGTGGAAGCTGCCATCAAAGCAAACCGCTCAAAATCGGTTTTTTTCTCAAAAATCACACATGAACTAAGAACTCCCCTCCATGCTGTGATTGGATTTTCGCAAATTTTAGAAAAAGATCCAATCCTTCCGGGCCATTTAAAAGGGTATGTTAATTCTCTTTATGATAATGGAGTGCACTTACTCGGTATGATCAATGATATTTTGGATTTAGCAAAAATTGAAGCAGGTAAGATGACAGAATCAAGAGAACAATTTTCCCTTGTCCAACTTTGGGACACTTTGTTCTCTATGTTTTCTTATCGTTTTTCTGAAAAATCAATTAGTTTAGAACTCATTGGAGCTGAAAATATATCTTCCTCTTTTTATGAAGCCGATTTACAGAAAATTCGCCAAATTCTTGTTAATTTACTTGGGAATGCCTTAAAGTTTACAAACCAAGGTTCTGTCAGTTTAGAAATCAAAATAGAAAGTAACCCAGAACAATCTTTTGATACAGTTAGATTCATTGTAAAAGATTCTGGAATTGGAATTCCAGGTGACCAATTACATTCTATTTTTGAAGCTTTCCAACAAACAGAACAAGGAAGTTCTTATAAAGAAGGAACAGGACTTGGTCTTTCCATCTGCCAACAACTAGTTGAATTTTTAGGAGGAACCATACACGTAAAAAGTTCTGTGGGAGCTGGTTCTGAATTTTCTTTTGAGATTCCATTGACACGGTTACAAGAAGTTCCTGAAAGTTTAAAACAAAAATCAAAACTAGGACCTATCCATACAAACGAAATCATTCAAACGGCTAAACAAGAAGAATCGGAAGCAGAAATTGTTCAAAGTTTTTTGAATTTTTCCTCTCCTGAACTAAAAAAGGAAATTTTAAAATTGATTAGGATACAAAACTTTGGCCAACTAACGGAAGTTTTAAACGCAATTCAAACAGAAGACAAAGGAAAAAAAATATTAGAACAAAAAGTTCAAAACAAAAAATATAAATTTTTAATCGATTTATTACAAACCTCTAATCCTTTTGAGTGA
- a CDS encoding PP2C family protein-serine/threonine phosphatase, whose translation MQTKQAAKILVVDDNETNIEIITHILLGQGYEVAVAYDGEYALELAEALDFDLILLDILLPGLSGLDVAKRLLATDRSKNTPILFLSALNETSDIVKGLETGAVDYITKPFQESEILARIRTHIKIKTLEKERIDLLQAIQKDLELAKSNQENLVTFQFPPSPLYQIYTSYKPMELVGGDLITYDLLPSGDLDILFGDVTGHGIAAAMVSLMAIITFKTMDKSFLSPSESLFWIHNTLTPLISTHFISAIYLRYKAEENLLSYSMAGHHNMFLLRDKNIIKLGTKGFCLMMFPDQLNTENEDIFLKAGDRLFLFSDGMFEVPNDKEEYLGDQKFQTLIESRIHLSSQEFLESVQKEVLSFSGGKVADDMTMLLLEIK comes from the coding sequence GTGCAGACAAAACAAGCAGCAAAAATTTTGGTTGTTGATGATAACGAAACAAATATTGAAATTATTACTCATATTTTACTTGGCCAAGGGTATGAAGTGGCGGTTGCCTATGATGGTGAATATGCTTTAGAACTCGCAGAAGCCTTAGATTTTGATTTAATTTTACTTGATATTTTGTTACCGGGGCTCAGTGGTCTTGATGTCGCAAAACGACTGCTTGCTACAGATAGGTCAAAAAACACTCCCATCCTTTTTTTATCTGCACTCAACGAAACTAGTGACATTGTCAAAGGTTTGGAAACAGGAGCTGTTGATTACATTACGAAACCTTTTCAAGAATCAGAAATCCTTGCCAGGATAAGGACTCATATCAAAATCAAAACCTTAGAGAAAGAAAGGATCGATCTTTTGCAAGCCATCCAGAAAGATTTGGAACTAGCAAAATCCAACCAAGAAAATTTAGTTACATTCCAGTTCCCTCCCTCGCCTCTTTACCAAATTTATACCTCTTACAAACCTATGGAACTTGTAGGAGGTGACCTCATCACCTACGATCTGTTACCTTCTGGTGATTTGGATATTTTATTTGGAGATGTAACAGGGCATGGAATTGCAGCGGCCATGGTTTCCCTAATGGCCATCATCACATTCAAAACCATGGACAAATCCTTTTTGTCACCAAGTGAAAGCCTATTTTGGATTCACAACACCCTCACCCCTCTCATCAGTACACATTTCATTAGTGCCATTTATTTAAGATACAAAGCTGAAGAAAATTTGCTCTCCTACTCCATGGCCGGACATCATAATATGTTCCTACTCCGAGATAAAAACATAATCAAACTAGGAACCAAAGGATTTTGTCTGATGATGTTTCCCGACCAACTCAATACAGAAAATGAAGATATTTTTTTAAAGGCGGGAGATCGATTGTTTTTATTTTCTGATGGAATGTTTGAAGTTCCTAATGATAAAGAAGAATATTTAGGAGATCAAAAATTTCAAACGCTGATTGAATCCAGGATTCATCTTTCCTCTCAGGAGTTTTTGGAATCTGTTCAAAAGGAAGTTTTGAGTTTTTCTGGTGGCAAAGTTGCCGATGACATGACAATGTTACTTTTGGAAATTAAATGA
- the dinB gene encoding DNA polymerase IV, with amino-acid sequence MKKIIHIDMDAFYASVEQRDFPEMRGKPVVVGGSPHSRGVVCAASYEARKFGVRSAIPCFQAFKLCPEAIFTPPRFEVYKSISKEIRSIFLEYTDLVEPLSLDEAYLDVTSNKLEIPLASTIAKEIRKKIFENTGLTCSAGVAQNKFLAKMASEKNKPNGLYVVLPGEEEKFLNDIPLYNFHGIGKKTFERLSQLGFTKGSDLRKAEESYLVREFGKMGAVFYRMARGVDDREVIPFRDPKSIGVETTFSHDSEDFAYLLLTLENLSKELEMRMGRKNKQGKTLTLKIKFEDFTVKQKSISSESVFYLADNLFQQSSNLLATVWKENIEPSRKIRLLGISVTNFSTDTISKDQPSLFG; translated from the coding sequence ATGAAAAAGATCATCCATATTGATATGGACGCATTTTATGCTTCTGTAGAACAAAGAGACTTTCCGGAAATGCGTGGAAAACCAGTAGTTGTTGGTGGATCTCCGCATTCACGGGGAGTCGTATGCGCCGCCAGTTATGAAGCAAGAAAATTTGGAGTTCGTTCTGCCATTCCTTGTTTCCAAGCATTTAAACTTTGTCCGGAAGCCATTTTCACTCCACCCCGATTTGAAGTTTATAAATCGATCTCAAAAGAAATTCGTTCTATATTCTTAGAGTATACTGATTTGGTAGAACCTTTGTCACTAGATGAAGCTTATTTGGATGTAACTTCGAATAAATTAGAAATTCCATTAGCAAGCACTATCGCCAAAGAAATTAGGAAAAAAATCTTTGAGAACACTGGGCTTACTTGTTCTGCAGGAGTCGCTCAAAATAAATTTTTAGCCAAAATGGCTTCCGAAAAAAATAAACCTAACGGACTTTATGTGGTTCTCCCTGGTGAGGAAGAAAAGTTTTTAAACGATATCCCCTTATATAACTTTCATGGGATTGGGAAAAAAACTTTTGAACGTTTATCCCAATTAGGATTTACCAAGGGGTCAGATCTCCGAAAGGCAGAGGAGTCCTATCTTGTCAGAGAGTTTGGAAAAATGGGAGCTGTGTTTTACCGCATGGCACGGGGAGTGGATGATCGGGAAGTGATTCCATTTCGTGATCCCAAATCCATTGGAGTGGAAACAACCTTTTCTCATGATTCAGAAGATTTTGCTTATTTACTGCTCACATTAGAAAATTTGTCCAAGGAATTAGAAATGCGGATGGGTCGTAAAAACAAACAAGGAAAAACACTGACCTTAAAAATCAAATTTGAAGATTTTACTGTAAAACAAAAATCTATTTCATCCGAATCTGTTTTCTACTTGGCAGACAATCTTTTCCAACAATCCTCGAATCTATTGGCCACAGTATGGAAGGAAAATATCGAACCATCTAGGAAAATCAGACTTCTTGGGATTTCTGTGACCAACTTTTCTACAGATACAATCAGTAAGGACCAACCTTCACTCTTCGGTTAA
- a CDS encoding alpha/beta hydrolase has product MLDNENDLESLGPLKVLRVKGDPDAPTVVLFHGYGASAFDLYPIHEVLVTDQKFNWVFPHGHLSVPLMPGYSGRAWFPIDMAALEEAIRKNDFRNFADKDPEGMDVARQAAYLMLDAIGVPWNQLILGGFSQGAMLATDLTLRKEELSKGLMILSGALVNESLWKELAPKKSLLRFFQSHGEFDPILGYANAKKLEKLLRSSGLLGEFIAFNGGHEIPAPVIQGVSRYLNSLS; this is encoded by the coding sequence ATGTTAGATAATGAAAATGATTTAGAATCTCTCGGACCATTAAAGGTACTTCGCGTCAAAGGAGACCCTGACGCACCAACAGTTGTGTTGTTTCATGGTTATGGGGCAAGTGCCTTTGATTTATATCCCATTCACGAAGTTTTAGTCACAGACCAAAAATTCAATTGGGTTTTCCCACATGGACATTTGAGTGTTCCACTGATGCCAGGTTATTCCGGTCGTGCTTGGTTTCCGATTGATATGGCAGCCTTGGAAGAAGCAATCCGTAAAAATGATTTTAGAAATTTCGCAGATAAAGACCCCGAAGGTATGGATGTCGCTAGACAAGCCGCTTATTTGATGTTAGATGCTATTGGAGTGCCCTGGAACCAACTTATTTTAGGTGGGTTTTCACAAGGTGCCATGCTTGCGACAGACCTCACTCTCCGAAAAGAGGAACTTTCTAAGGGGCTTATGATTCTTTCCGGCGCTTTAGTGAATGAATCTTTATGGAAAGAATTGGCTCCGAAAAAATCGCTTTTACGTTTTTTTCAATCACATGGTGAGTTTGATCCTATACTTGGTTATGCGAATGCTAAAAAACTCGAAAAATTACTTCGTAGTTCTGGACTTCTTGGTGAATTTATAGCTTTTAATGGTGGCCATGAAATCCCAGCACCCGTCATCCAAGGTGTCAGTCGATATTTGAATAGTTTATCGTAA
- a CDS encoding DUF547 domain-containing protein: MKHFFLVFLCVGLWQGASAQGFDHKHSVWDSILKKNVKNGFVSYKGIQSEEGSFKQYLESLSKVTEAQYQGFNEKEKISFLINAYNAFTVKLILDHYPIESITEIGSPFSKINLARGIPWKKEFYSLLGKSRHLDWIEHEKLRKDFNEPRIHFAIVCASIGCPNLASEAYTAVNLEKQLQSAKLGFLKNPKKNSYDKTTNTLYLSKIFNWFQTDFTKKTTLIQYLQDGFEETIKPDAKIVYNEYNWDLNELK, encoded by the coding sequence ATGAAACATTTTTTTCTTGTTTTCCTTTGTGTTGGTTTATGGCAAGGGGCTTCTGCCCAAGGGTTCGATCATAAACATAGTGTCTGGGACTCGATTCTTAAAAAGAATGTAAAAAACGGATTTGTTTCTTATAAAGGAATTCAGTCGGAAGAAGGTTCCTTTAAACAATATTTAGAATCTCTTTCGAAAGTGACCGAGGCCCAATACCAAGGTTTTAACGAAAAAGAAAAAATTAGTTTTTTAATCAACGCATACAATGCCTTCACAGTAAAACTCATTTTGGACCATTATCCGATTGAGAGTATTACAGAAATTGGATCTCCGTTTTCTAAAATCAATTTAGCAAGGGGCATCCCTTGGAAAAAAGAATTTTATTCTCTACTTGGGAAATCCAGACATCTTGATTGGATCGAACATGAAAAGTTAAGAAAGGATTTTAACGAACCAAGAATCCATTTTGCCATTGTTTGTGCCTCCATTGGTTGTCCTAACTTAGCTTCGGAAGCATACACAGCGGTTAATTTAGAAAAACAACTGCAATCAGCCAAACTCGGATTCTTAAAAAATCCAAAAAAGAACTCTTACGATAAAACAACGAACACTTTGTACTTAAGTAAAATCTTCAATTGGTTCCAAACAGATTTTACTAAAAAAACCACTCTCATTCAATATTTGCAAGATGGGTTTGAAGAAACAATCAAACCAGATGCAAAAATTGTGTATAATGAATACAACTGGGATCTAAACGAATTAAAATAG
- a CDS encoding OsmC family protein, with product MNIKLNRIESPYVLEAKNESGNSIRIDASPEIGGKNSGPRPMELLIMGLAGCSSIDVLMILAKHRIEVKDYSVEVDADREKVEEANLFKNIHLKFKIAGEFKEEQVKRAIDLSLEKYCSVAKTLEKTAKITYEFELV from the coding sequence ATGAATATCAAACTGAATCGAATCGAATCTCCTTACGTTTTAGAAGCAAAGAATGAATCTGGTAATTCCATTCGTATCGATGCCTCCCCTGAAATTGGTGGAAAAAATTCTGGTCCAAGACCCATGGAACTTTTGATTATGGGACTTGCTGGATGCAGTAGCATTGATGTTCTGATGATTTTAGCTAAACATAGAATCGAAGTGAAAGACTATTCCGTAGAAGTAGATGCTGATAGAGAAAAAGTAGAAGAAGCCAATCTCTTTAAAAACATCCATTTGAAGTTTAAAATCGCGGGTGAATTTAAAGAAGAACAAGTAAAACGTGCGATTGATCTTAGTTTAGAAAAGTATTGTTCTGTTGCCAAAACACTTGAAAAAACCGCAAAAATCACTTACGAATTTGAGTTAGTTTAA
- a CDS encoding peroxiredoxin, whose amino-acid sequence MALRLGDEAPNFQAETSEGKIDFHEFLGQGWGILFSHPKDYTPVCTTELGYVAKIKPEFEKRNVKVIALSVDPVDSHKGWISDINETQGTTVNYPIIADADRKVSNLYDMIHPNASETTTVRSVFVVGPDKKVKLTLTYPASTGRNFDELLRVIDSLQLTSQFSVATPANWKDGEDTIIVPSVSDEDAKKKFPKGFKTIKPYLRYTPQPNK is encoded by the coding sequence ATGGCACTACGTTTAGGCGACGAAGCACCGAATTTCCAAGCGGAAACCTCTGAAGGCAAAATTGACTTTCATGAATTTTTAGGACAAGGATGGGGGATTTTATTTTCTCACCCGAAAGACTACACTCCAGTTTGTACAACAGAACTCGGATATGTAGCAAAAATCAAACCAGAGTTCGAAAAACGAAATGTGAAAGTGATCGCACTTTCTGTTGATCCTGTGGACAGCCACAAAGGTTGGATCTCTGATATCAACGAAACTCAAGGTACAACAGTCAATTATCCTATCATTGCTGATGCGGACCGTAAAGTATCTAATCTTTATGATATGATCCACCCTAACGCAAGTGAAACCACTACGGTTCGTTCTGTATTTGTTGTCGGACCTGACAAAAAAGTAAAGTTAACTCTTACTTACCCTGCGTCTACTGGAAGAAACTTTGACGAACTTTTACGTGTGATTGACTCTTTACAACTCACTTCTCAGTTTAGCGTTGCTACTCCTGCGAACTGGAAAGACGGCGAAGACACAATCATCGTTCCTTCTGTTTCTGATGAAGATGCGAAGAAAAAATTCCCAAAAGGATTTAAAACCATCAAACCTTATTTACGTTACACTCCACAACCAAATAAGTAA